The Mercurialis annua linkage group LG8, ddMerAnnu1.2, whole genome shotgun sequence genome window below encodes:
- the LOC126661125 gene encoding uncharacterized protein LOC126661125: protein MDSNMDLELVPITSQKHDPAWRHCQMFRNGERVQLKCIYCGKFFKGGGIHRIKEHLAGHKGNASTCLRVPNDVRVVMQQSLDGVVVKKRKKQKIAEEISNLSSVVVGETEVFGNGQVEISAGMEFVGVSNVIDPSSSLLISGEEGKIDNVSERKKRGRCKGVATNNANAIVAVNNRNVLGVKKVNNQVHMAVARFLYDIGAPLDAVNSVYFQHMVEAIALGGSDVGMPTYHDLRGWVLKNSVEEVKTDVNKHVETWVRTGCSLLVDQRKTLIGRTLLCFLVYCPEGVVFLKSVDASDIINSSDSLYELLKLVVEEIGVGHILQVITCMDEQFIIAGRRLSNAFPTLYWAPCAAHCIDLILGDFAKLEWIDTVIQQARSITRFVYNHNAVLNMVRRYTFGNEIVGAALTRNTTNFETLKRIVELKHTLQAMVTSQEWMDSPYSKNPRGLEMLDLLSNQSFWSSCILITNLTNPLLRLLRIASSIKRAAMGYVYAGIYRAKEAIKKELLKKEDYMVYWNIIDHWWEQQKNLPLQAAGFFLNPKFFYSIEEDLRNDILSQMFDCIEKLVPDVKVQDKISKEIISYKNASGDFGRKMAVRARETLLPAEWWSTYGGSCPNLVRLAIRILSQTCSSVGYKQNHIPVERMHDTDNCLERRRLSDLVFVQYNLRLKQRISKDKERDSMDPISLENILIFADWIKEKDLSPEDYMNSDWMALDPISSNTRLVESLQDEVDELGGGFDDYEVFYKVKGPEAVKDEENQ, encoded by the exons ATGGATTCAAATATGGATTTGGAATTAGTACCAATAACATCACAAAAACATGACCCAGCTTGGAGGCATTGTCAAATGTTTAGGAATGGGGAGAGAGTTCAGTTAAAATGTATATATTGTGGGAAATTCTTTAAGGGGGGTGGTATTCATAGGATTAAGGAACATTTAGCAGGCCATAAGGGTAATGCTTCGACTTGTTTACGGGTTCCGAATGATGTTAGGGTTGTAATGCAACAAAGTTTAGATGGGGTTGTGGTTAAGAAGAGGAAGAAGCAAAAAATTGCGGAGGAGATTTCGAATTTAAGCTCCGTTGTCGTTGGCGAAACGGAAGTTTTTGGAAATGGTCAAGTTGAGATTAGTGCCGGGATGGAGTTCGTTGGCGTTTCGAATGTGATTGACCCTAGTTCGAGCTTGTTAATTAGTGGCGAAGAAGGGAAGATTGATAATGTTTCAGAGAGGAAAAAGAGGGGAAGATGTAAAGGTGTCGCTACAAATAATGCTAATGCTATTGTTGCTGTGAATAATAGAAACGTATTAggtgttaaaaaggtgaataatcAAGTTCATATGGCCGTTGCAAGGTTTTTGTATGATATTGGGGCGCCTTTGGACGCTGTGAATTCAGTTTATTTCCAGCATATGGTTGAGGCAATCGCTTTGGGAGGATCGGATGTTGGAATGCCTACATACCATGATCTCCGCGGTTGGGTATTGAAGAATTCGGTTGAAGAGGTGAAGACTGACGTTAATAAGCACGTTGAAACGTGGGTGAGGACCGGCTGTTCTCTTTTGGTTGATCAGCGGAAAACATTGATTGGTAGAACTCTGTTATGTTTTTTGGTTTATTGTCCCGAAGGAGTAGTGTTTTTGAAGTCTGTGGATGCATCTGATATTATAAACTCATCCGACTCTCTTTATGAATTGCTTAAACTAGTGGTTGAAGAAATCGGAGTTGGACACATTTTACAAGTGATAACTTGTATGGATGAGCAATTTATAATTGCAGGAAGAAGGTTATCTAATGCTTTTCCGACTTTATATTGGGCTCCTTGTGCAGCTCATTGTATAGATTTGATACTCGGAGATTTTGCAAAACTCGAGTGGATAGATACAGTAATTCAACAAGCTAGGTCTATTACAAGATTTGTATACAACCACAATGCAGTTTTGAATATGGTAAGACGATATACGTTTGGCAATGAAATAGTAGGTGCAGCGCTAACTCGTAACACCACAAATTTTGAAACGTTAAAACGAATAGTTGAACTTAAGCATACCTTACAGGCTATGGTCACTTCACAAGAGTGGATGGATAGTCCATATTCGAAGAATCCGAGGGGTCTTGAAATGTTAGACCTGTTAAGTAATCAATCATTTTGGTCATCTTGTATTCTGATAACCAATCTGACAAATCCTCTCTTGAGACTTTTGAGAATAGCTAGTAGCATTAAGAGGGCGGCAATGGGGTACGTTTATGCAGGAATCTACAGAGCGAAAGAAGCAATTAAGAAGGAACTTCTGAAGAAGGAAGATTATATGGTCTACTGGAATATTATTGATCATTGGTGGGAGCAACAAAAAAATCTCCCTCTTCAAGCCGCTGGTTTTTTCCTTAATCCGAAGTTCTTTTACAGTATCGAAGAAGATCTCCGCAACGATATCTTGTCACAGATGTTTGATTGCATAGAGAAGTTGGTTCCTGATGTTAAAGTCCAAGATAAAATCTCCAAAGAGATAATTTCTTATAAGAATGCTTCCGGAGATTTCGGACGGAAGATGGCCGTTAGAGCTCGAGAAACTCTGCTTCCTG CTGAATGGTGGTCGACTTATGGAGGAAGTTGCCCGAATTTGGTACGGTTGGCAATCCGTATTCTCAGTCAAACTTGCAGTTCAGTTGGTTATAAGCAAAACCACATTCCTGTTGAGCGAATGCATGACACTGACAATTGCCTGGAACGTCGAAGACTCAGTGATCTTGTGTTTGTTCAGTACAATTTGCGACTGAAACAACG GATCAGTAAGGATAAAGAACGCGACTCAATGGATCCCATATCACTGGAAAACATTCTCATTTTCGCGGATTGGATCAAGGAGAAAGACTTGAGCCCCGAAGATTACATGAACTCAGATTGGATGGCACTTGATCCGATTTCTTCGAACACAAGGCTCGTAGAATCTTTGCAAGATGAAGTTGACGAATTGGGTGGAG GGTTTGATGATTATGAGGTATTCTATAAAGTGAAAGGCCCCGAGGCTGTAAAGGATGAAGAAAACCAGTAG